A window from Opitutia bacterium ISCC 52 encodes these proteins:
- a CDS encoding NAD(P)H-dependent oxidoreductase subunit E: MPKNLSDLTGRKGIEENLFNKLGEAATSGDGTPSAEELKRLADEFLIGKANVYGSASFYDFLKPENQGKKVYVCNGSACLCAGTQDKLISDLKGKFKDEEIGHMTCLGRCHENGAFQYDGKNYSAQDADGFDTIFEGNGDNDDSYGTAALGQAVLTAPFEGIAAYGDLLKSALEKDSAEVLEDVKASGVRGRGGAGFPMGVKWEFCRNAESDLKFIICNADEGDPGAYSDRYLLEKQPHAVLFGMIIAGYCMGAEWGVLYIRTEYPESFPIVESAIEDFLSSGLLGKNILGSGFNFDFKIVPGQGSYICGEETALISSIEGQRPEVRVRPPFPAQKGLFNKPTIVNNVETLATVPFIIKNGGAAYAALGTDKSNGTKLVSLDSFFNKPGIYEVEMGTPLATVVNDLGGGFKEPVKALHIGGPLGGLVPVGKIDDLTIDFESFAQGGFLLGHASVVCVPESFPIMTYLVELMDFAAVESCGKCFPCRLGTKRAHEMLEKANTSSYRIDTDLFDDLLHTLTEGSLCAHGGGIPLPVRNALEYFEEELEPYFSKEVSHV, encoded by the coding sequence ATGCCCAAGAATCTAAGTGACCTGACCGGCCGCAAAGGAATTGAAGAAAACCTCTTCAACAAGCTCGGTGAAGCTGCCACCAGTGGAGATGGAACACCCTCCGCCGAAGAACTGAAACGCTTGGCCGACGAGTTTCTCATCGGAAAGGCGAATGTCTATGGAAGCGCCAGCTTCTATGACTTCCTGAAACCAGAAAACCAGGGAAAGAAAGTCTACGTCTGTAATGGCTCGGCCTGTCTCTGCGCTGGAACCCAGGATAAACTTATTTCGGATTTGAAGGGGAAGTTTAAGGACGAGGAGATTGGCCACATGACCTGTCTCGGCCGCTGTCATGAAAATGGAGCTTTCCAGTATGACGGCAAAAACTACAGCGCCCAGGATGCTGACGGATTTGACACCATTTTCGAAGGGAATGGTGACAATGACGACTCCTATGGCACCGCTGCTCTTGGCCAGGCTGTGTTGACGGCTCCATTTGAAGGGATCGCTGCTTATGGCGATTTGTTGAAGTCGGCTCTGGAAAAAGACTCTGCAGAAGTGCTCGAGGATGTGAAGGCGTCCGGAGTACGTGGTCGTGGCGGAGCTGGTTTTCCCATGGGTGTAAAGTGGGAGTTTTGCCGTAATGCGGAGAGTGATCTGAAATTTATTATCTGTAACGCCGACGAAGGTGACCCTGGTGCATACTCGGATCGGTACCTTTTAGAGAAACAGCCGCATGCGGTATTGTTTGGCATGATCATTGCCGGTTACTGCATGGGAGCGGAGTGGGGCGTTCTTTATATTCGCACTGAGTATCCTGAATCGTTCCCGATTGTTGAATCGGCTATCGAAGACTTTCTTAGCTCTGGCCTGCTTGGAAAGAATATCCTGGGAAGCGGATTCAATTTTGATTTCAAGATCGTGCCAGGCCAAGGATCCTACATCTGCGGTGAGGAAACCGCGCTGATCAGTAGCATTGAGGGTCAACGACCTGAAGTAAGAGTGCGTCCACCATTTCCGGCTCAGAAGGGTTTGTTTAATAAACCAACCATCGTGAACAATGTGGAGACGCTGGCTACCGTTCCGTTTATCATAAAAAATGGCGGTGCGGCTTACGCTGCATTGGGCACGGACAAATCCAATGGCACCAAATTGGTCAGCCTGGATAGCTTTTTCAATAAGCCCGGTATCTACGAAGTAGAGATGGGCACACCTTTGGCCACCGTCGTGAATGATCTTGGAGGTGGGTTCAAAGAGCCTGTCAAAGCACTTCACATCGGAGGCCCGTTGGGAGGCCTTGTGCCCGTGGGTAAGATCGATGACCTGACGATCGATTTCGAATCGTTTGCTCAAGGTGGATTCTTATTGGGGCATGCTTCCGTGGTGTGTGTGCCAGAGAGTTTCCCGATTATGACTTATCTGGTCGAGCTGATGGACTTTGCCGCGGTCGAAAGTTGTGGGAAATGTTTCCCCTGTCGTCTCGGTACGAAACGCGCTCACGAAATGTTGGAGAAAGCGAACACCAGTAGTTACAGAATCGATACGGATCTGTTCGATGATTTATTACATACTTTAACAGAAGGTTCGCTCTGTGCACACGGAGGGGGTATCCCGCTACCGGTTAGGAATGCCTTGGAATACTTTGAAGAAGAACTGGAGCCCTATTTCAGCAAGGAGGTCAGCCATGTCTAA
- a CDS encoding sulfatase-like hydrolase/transferase codes for MSSFRFIVFLSFSLGLVASLKAEKPNILFIFADDQCYETIAALGHTDIDTPNLDRLANGGTVFTNTYNMGGWHGAVCVASRTMINTGRFVWRARELDKNLRPEISNERMWSQVLRNGGYETFFTGKWHVNADTGAIFDHVSHVRPGMPGPVYYPEAYSRPVEGEPDPWDATDPKFAGFWAGGTHWSEVVADNSERFLDIAAESPDKPFFMYLAFNAPHDPRQAPQEYLDRYPLDRIKVPENYAETYPYMEAGNIATVRDEVLAPSPRTEYAVKVHRREYYAIITHMDDQIGRILDKLEETGQVDNTYIFFTADHGLSVGHHGFIGKQNMYEHSLRPPLLVVGPDIPKGKKIDARVYLQDVMPTSLELAGIAKPEYVEFQSLMPLVEGKKDKQYDYIYGAYEPGSQRALISQGFKMIFYPTIEKYRLYNLDADPMEMNDLADDPKYKGRLERMIAEFIWVQGRMADPLKG; via the coding sequence ATGTCTTCTTTTCGATTCATCGTATTTCTTTCTTTCAGCTTGGGGCTTGTAGCTTCCTTAAAAGCCGAAAAGCCAAACATCCTCTTCATCTTCGCCGATGACCAATGCTATGAGACCATAGCTGCGTTAGGTCACACCGATATCGATACACCCAATCTCGATCGACTGGCAAACGGCGGCACCGTATTTACCAACACCTACAATATGGGTGGTTGGCATGGAGCCGTTTGCGTGGCTAGTCGGACCATGATCAATACCGGGCGTTTCGTTTGGCGTGCACGCGAGTTGGATAAGAACCTAAGACCGGAAATCAGCAATGAGCGCATGTGGTCACAAGTTCTGCGTAATGGCGGTTACGAAACTTTTTTCACAGGTAAGTGGCATGTGAATGCGGACACGGGAGCCATCTTCGATCATGTTTCCCATGTACGTCCTGGTATGCCAGGTCCTGTTTATTATCCGGAGGCTTATAGTCGTCCTGTTGAAGGTGAGCCCGATCCCTGGGATGCGACGGATCCTAAGTTTGCTGGTTTTTGGGCTGGTGGTACGCACTGGAGTGAAGTGGTGGCTGATAACTCCGAACGCTTTCTCGATATTGCAGCGGAGTCACCCGACAAACCCTTTTTTATGTATCTGGCGTTCAATGCGCCTCATGATCCTCGGCAAGCTCCCCAGGAATATTTGGATCGCTACCCATTGGATCGAATCAAAGTCCCCGAGAATTATGCGGAAACCTATCCTTATATGGAAGCAGGCAATATTGCGACCGTCCGGGATGAGGTTCTGGCTCCGTCCCCGAGAACTGAATACGCAGTGAAAGTACATCGTCGCGAATATTACGCTATCATTACACATATGGACGATCAGATCGGGCGCATTTTGGACAAGCTCGAAGAAACCGGACAGGTAGACAATACCTACATCTTTTTCACGGCTGATCATGGACTATCGGTGGGACACCACGGTTTCATTGGAAAGCAAAACATGTATGAACACAGTCTTCGTCCACCCCTACTGGTTGTAGGCCCCGATATCCCCAAGGGGAAAAAAATCGATGCTCGGGTCTACTTGCAGGATGTGATGCCGACATCCTTGGAACTTGCAGGAATCGCAAAGCCTGAATACGTGGAGTTCCAAAGCCTGATGCCGTTGGTCGAAGGAAAGAAAGATAAGCAATACGATTATATCTATGGTGCCTATGAGCCGGGTAGTCAGCGAGCGCTGATCAGCCAGGGTTTTAAAATGATCTTTTATCCCACTATTGAGAAATACCGGCTCTATAACTTGGACGCAGATCCTATGGAGATGAACGACCTCGCCGATGACCCGAAATATAAGGGGCGCCTGGAACGTATGATTGCCGAATTTATATGGGTCCAGGGACGAATGGCAGATCCGCTTAAGGGCTAG
- a CDS encoding RNA-binding S4 domain-containing protein, with protein MTDIQIRKEPIELLKLLKFAGVVGTGGEAKIVISEGMVKVNGEVETRKRKQIASGDEVEYQGETFKVSLT; from the coding sequence ATGACCGACATCCAAATCCGCAAAGAACCCATCGAACTATTAAAGTTACTTAAATTTGCCGGGGTCGTAGGAACTGGTGGCGAGGCCAAGATCGTCATCTCCGAAGGCATGGTCAAAGTGAATGGAGAAGTAGAAACCCGGAAACGGAAACAAATCGCATCCGGAGATGAAGTAGAGTATCAAGGGGAGACTTTTAAAGTATCCCTTACCTGA
- a CDS encoding VCBS repeat-containing protein, with the protein MLTFSSLLLWGSCFLLLPINSYGQPSDEQVLMEGHQLAQKHCTTCHDFTEPELLPKKSWEFLLTYMGMFLGVTEYRYLKDSSENAMEIIEAREEFVRAANLLPEEPIISPYDWHKLRFYYFTNAPEEALPQIEKPALVEDSEWFSVKRSQYRANNAITSMVHIDEINSMVLIHDSGAEKLTVLDEDLYFSDAHMAPSVFLIEAESRGDELFLLNIGDLFASEIGKSFGEIQQASFRAGTYYNMRIQLEDLHRPADFCMADMDGDGAEEVIISNFGDYTGNLSMYKKDPTTGVISPEPQILSSEPGIVKSEVHDFNGDGRPDIAVLMSAARENLSIFINEGEGVFTRNIIVEAHPSYGYTGLELRDFNEDGLMDIMTLNGDNGDSDPYNSLKRDQGIRIYLNEGDLQFKEAYFYPMYGVYKAEIQDFDLDGDLDIAAIAFFPDFHPENPESFVLLQQSSDLNFMPKTHPATYNGRWLSMDSGDIDADGDKDLILGAAYSPVGMRENHEEKYEKWVKEGPPVLVLDNKTIR; encoded by the coding sequence ATGCTGACCTTTTCTTCCCTGTTGTTGTGGGGGAGTTGTTTTCTGTTGTTGCCTATCAATAGTTACGGCCAACCGAGTGACGAGCAGGTGTTAATGGAAGGTCATCAACTTGCTCAGAAGCATTGTACTACCTGTCACGATTTTACCGAACCTGAATTGCTGCCCAAAAAGAGTTGGGAATTTTTGCTGACCTATATGGGTATGTTTCTAGGAGTCACCGAATATCGATATCTCAAAGATAGCTCTGAGAATGCCATGGAGATTATCGAGGCCCGGGAAGAATTTGTCAGGGCTGCAAATCTTCTGCCCGAAGAGCCTATCATTTCACCGTACGATTGGCATAAATTGAGATTCTATTACTTTACAAATGCACCCGAGGAAGCGCTCCCTCAAATCGAGAAACCAGCCTTGGTAGAGGACAGTGAATGGTTTTCGGTTAAGCGGTCTCAGTATCGAGCGAACAATGCAATTACCTCCATGGTTCACATTGATGAAATAAACTCCATGGTGCTGATCCATGATAGTGGAGCTGAGAAGCTGACTGTTTTAGATGAGGATCTTTATTTTTCTGATGCTCATATGGCCCCGAGTGTATTTCTCATTGAAGCTGAATCACGAGGGGACGAGCTGTTTCTTTTAAATATTGGAGATCTGTTTGCCTCTGAGATCGGTAAATCTTTCGGTGAAATTCAGCAGGCTTCGTTTCGTGCGGGAACCTACTACAATATGCGGATCCAATTAGAGGACCTTCATCGTCCGGCTGATTTCTGTATGGCCGATATGGATGGAGATGGTGCTGAGGAAGTTATCATAAGCAATTTCGGGGACTATACGGGGAACTTGTCGATGTACAAAAAGGATCCAACGACGGGTGTGATTTCACCGGAACCTCAAATACTGAGTTCCGAGCCAGGGATTGTTAAAAGTGAAGTGCATGACTTCAATGGTGACGGGCGTCCTGACATAGCGGTGTTGATGAGTGCTGCTCGTGAAAATTTAAGTATCTTCATAAACGAGGGAGAAGGGGTCTTTACTAGAAATATAATTGTCGAAGCGCATCCATCCTATGGGTACACGGGATTGGAACTTCGCGATTTTAATGAAGATGGGCTCATGGATATTATGACGCTCAATGGTGATAACGGTGATTCGGATCCGTATAACTCACTCAAGCGAGACCAAGGTATTCGGATCTACTTGAATGAAGGTGACCTGCAATTCAAGGAGGCCTACTTCTATCCCATGTATGGCGTTTATAAAGCAGAGATCCAAGATTTCGACTTGGATGGTGATCTGGATATCGCTGCCATAGCTTTCTTTCCTGACTTTCATCCTGAAAACCCCGAGAGCTTTGTTCTGTTGCAGCAATCCTCAGATCTGAACTTTATGCCGAAGACTCATCCAGCCACCTATAATGGGCGTTGGTTATCAATGGACTCCGGCGACATCGATGCGGATGGGGACAAAGACCTCATCTTGGGTGCTGCTTATTCTCCCGTAGGCATGCGGGAGAATCATGAAGAGAAATACGAGAAATGGGTAAAAGAGGGTCCACCCGTGCTGGTTTTGGATAACAAGACGATCAGGTAA